The genome window CCGAGCGCGAAGGTTTCGCAAAACGGAACAAGCAGATGGAAAGAACGTAGCCGACAAACGCTAAGGAGGTAAATATTAATTATTCCAAATTCCAAATTTCAGATTCCTCAAATGATCATAGTTTGCTCCTTAATTTTGAATATTGAATCTTGAATCAGTCAAAATGAAAACAGAGATAAACATAAACGGTCGTACAGCAGAAGTTGAACTGCTGCATCGCGAAGGCCACCAGGTGAAGGTGAGCGTTGATGGTGAGATCATTGAACTGGATCTGGCAAAACTGGGAGAAGGTATTTACTCAGCTTTGCTCAACGCTAAATCCTATAATATCGAAATGGTGAATACCAGTAGCAAACGCCATTATACTGTCAACACCTTTTACAACAGCTACGATATTGAGGTGATTGACCCGCAGGCCAGGTACCTGAAAAATCGTTCGGGCGCCGGACAACAAGCCAGTGGTGATACAATCATAAGCCCCATGCCAGGTAAAGTTGTAAAGATATTGGTGAAAGAAGGCGACGAAGTAGAAGCCGGCCAAACCGTGATGACCATCTCGGCCATGAAAATGGAAAGCGAATTCAAAGCTCCCCGCGATGCCAAAGTGAAAAAAATCAATATTGCCGAAGGCGATGTAGTGGATGGAAACCAGGTGATGATGGTTTTTGAGTAAGATCCAAGCTCCAAATTCCAAATCCCAAGGCTAAAAATCCAAAGCTTAAAGTTTAAAATTCAAAGTTCAAACAGCCCAATCCCAATATACTTCTAACTATTTAACCAATTAACCAATCAAACCTTCCATCACTCCATTACTCCATTACTCCAACACTCCACCATAACAGCATCACAAAACAACAAACCAATGAACACAAAGGAAGACGTCTACAAACGCTTTGAAGAAAAGAATGCCGAAGCCCTGCTGGGCGGCGGAATTGAAAGAATAGAAAAACTTCACCTTACAGGCCGTAAAACAGCACGCGAACGCCTTGAAATATTGCTCGATCCCGGCAGCTTTGTTGAACTCGATAAGTTCATGACCCACCGCACTTCTGATTTCGGCATGGACAAACAGAAAATCTCCGGCGATGGCGTAGTGAGCGGCTACGGAAAAATTGATGGCCGCCTGGTATATGTGTTCGCACAGGATTTCACGGTTTTTGGCGGAACCCTGAGCCGTGCCAATGCCGATAAAATTGTGAAAGTCATGGACCTCGCCATGAAAATGGGCGCTCCGGTCATTGGATTGAACGACTCCGGCGGGGCGCGCATTCAGGAAGGAGTACAAAGCCTTGCCGGCTATGCCGATATCTTTTACCGCAACGTGAAAAGTTCCGGTGTAATACCACAAATCTCTGCCATACTTGGGGCATGTGCCGGTGGCGCTGTGTATTCGCCTGCCATCACCGATTTTATTTTCATGGTAAAGGATACCAGCTACATGTTCGTAACCGGCCCCGATGTGATCAAAACCGTTACCCACGAAGAGGTTACCAAAGATGAATTGGGCGGCGCCATGACCCACAATGCCAAAAGCGGCGTGGCACATTTTATGGCTTCCGATGATGAACAATGCTTGATGATGATCCGCGAGCTGATGGGTTTCCTGCCTTCGAACAACATGGAAGACCCGCCTGTAGCACCAAGTATTGACGACCCCAACCGCGAGGATGAAAAGCTTGAACAATTGGTTCCTGCCGATCCCAACAAGCCTTACGACATGAAAGAACTCATCCACAGCGTGGTGGACGACAGCAACTTTCTCGAGGTAATGCCGCATTATGCACAAAATATGCTTACCGGCTTCGCCCGCCTGGATGGGAAACCTGTGGGCATTGTGGCCAACCAGCCTGCATTTCTGGCGGGTGTACTGGATATCAACTCCTCAGTAAAAGCTGCGCGTTTTGTGCGTTTCTGCGATGCCTTCAACATTCCCCTTATCACCTTCGTGGATGTGCCAGGGTTTTTACCGGGAACCAACCAGGAGTTTGGCGGCATCATTAAACATGGTGCAAAACTGTTGTATGCTTTTGCCGAAGCCACGGTTCCCAAAATAACAATAATTACCCGCAAGGCGTATGGCGGGGCTTACGATGTGATGTCGAGCAAGCATATAGGCGCGGATGTGAATTACGCGTTTCCTACCGCCGAGATTGCCGTGATGGGCCCCGACGGCGCTGTAAACATCCTTTACCGCCAACTTGACGAAGAGCAGAAAAAAGAAGCCGTTAACAATTACCGTGAAGCCTTTGCGAACCCATACAAAGCCGCCGAATTGGGCTATATTGATGAGATCATTTATCCCCGCTATACACGCCGCAAACTGATACAGGCGCTGGAAATGACCCAGAACAAAAGCGAGGCAAGTCCGGCGAAGAAGCATGGGAATATTCCGTTGTAGGGAAGACCCAGGTCCAAAGCCCCAAATTCAAAATTCCAAGTCCCAAGAACCAAGAAGCAAGACACAAGAGCCAAGACATAGGAGTCATGCTTGCTTTCCGTCCGACCGCTCCAAGCGGTCTGACGGATATTGGTGACAGGGTTTTTACCCATCCGATCGCTGGGAGCGATAGGATGGGGCTAATGCACCACAAACTTCTCCCTGCCCACCGGTCCGTCAGACCGCTGGGAGCGGTCGGACGGTGCGCCAAGCTACAGTGAAG of Bacteroidales bacterium contains these proteins:
- a CDS encoding biotin/lipoyl-binding protein — protein: MKTEININGRTAEVELLHREGHQVKVSVDGEIIELDLAKLGEGIYSALLNAKSYNIEMVNTSSKRHYTVNTFYNSYDIEVIDPQARYLKNRSGAGQQASGDTIISPMPGKVVKILVKEGDEVEAGQTVMTISAMKMESEFKAPRDAKVKKINIAEGDVVDGNQVMMVFE
- a CDS encoding acyl-CoA carboxylase subunit beta, translating into MNTKEDVYKRFEEKNAEALLGGGIERIEKLHLTGRKTARERLEILLDPGSFVELDKFMTHRTSDFGMDKQKISGDGVVSGYGKIDGRLVYVFAQDFTVFGGTLSRANADKIVKVMDLAMKMGAPVIGLNDSGGARIQEGVQSLAGYADIFYRNVKSSGVIPQISAILGACAGGAVYSPAITDFIFMVKDTSYMFVTGPDVIKTVTHEEVTKDELGGAMTHNAKSGVAHFMASDDEQCLMMIRELMGFLPSNNMEDPPVAPSIDDPNREDEKLEQLVPADPNKPYDMKELIHSVVDDSNFLEVMPHYAQNMLTGFARLDGKPVGIVANQPAFLAGVLDINSSVKAARFVRFCDAFNIPLITFVDVPGFLPGTNQEFGGIIKHGAKLLYAFAEATVPKITIITRKAYGGAYDVMSSKHIGADVNYAFPTAEIAVMGPDGAVNILYRQLDEEQKKEAVNNYREAFANPYKAAELGYIDEIIYPRYTRRKLIQALEMTQNKSEASPAKKHGNIPL